One window of the Chelonoidis abingdonii isolate Lonesome George chromosome 3, CheloAbing_2.0, whole genome shotgun sequence genome contains the following:
- the MRPL2 gene encoding large ribosomal subunit protein uL2m — protein MDSAPRPASLTNNPMWKCRIKYTTRPIGMKRQVAVIHTGRITVHGIGGGHKQRYRMIDFQRLRYVSGAESGPYEEKVIQVRYDPCRSADIALVAGGKQKRWIIATENMQPGDLLKTSGHIGRMAVSASEGDAYPLGALPVGTLINNLESHPGKGAQYIRAAGTCGVLLRKVNGTAIVQLPSKRHVQVLETCMATVGRVSNIDHNKRIIGKAGRNRWLGKRPRSGLWHRKGGWAGRKIKPLPPMKSYVNLPTAAARA, from the exons ATGGATTCAGCACCTCGTCcagcctctctcaccaacaaccCCATGTGGAAATGCAGGATCAAATACACCACCAGGCCCATTGGCATGAAAAGACAGGTGGCCGTGATCCACACAG GTCGTATCACTGTGCATGGGATTGGCGGGGGGCACAAGCAGCGCTACCGCATGATTGACTTCCAGCGGCTGCGCTATGTATCTGGGGCTGAGTCAGGCCCCTATGAGGAGAAGGTGATCCAGGTCCGGTATGACCCCTGCAG GTCAGCTGATATTGCCCTGGTGGCTGGCGGCAAGCAGAAGCGCTGGATCATTGCAACAGAAAACATGCAGCCTGGTGACCTCCTCAAAACCTCGGGGCACATAGGCAGGATGGCAG TCTCTGCCAGTGAGGGAGATGCGTACCCATTGGGAGCTCTGCCTGTGGGGACCCTGATCAATAACCTGGAAAGCCACCCTGGGAAAGGAGCGCAGTACATCCGAGCAGCAG GGACCTGTGGGGTGTTACTGAGGAAGGTGAATGGAACGGCCATCGTGCAGCTGCCGTCTAAAAGACACGTACAG GTGCTGGAGACCTGCATGGCCACCGTGGGGCGAGTTTCCAACATTGATCACAACAAGCGGATCATTGGGAAAGCTGGCCGGAACCGCTGGCTGGGGAAGCGCCCGCGCAGTGGCTTATGGCACCGCAAGGGTGGCTGGGCAGGACGCAAGATCAAACCACTCCCACCCATGAAGAGCTATGTCAACCTACCCACAGCAGCAGCTCGGGCTTGA